Genomic window (Mycolicibacterium smegmatis):
AGTTCTTCCAGTTCGGCCATGTCCACGCCCAGTCGCTCGACGACCTTGGGAGGGATCTCCAGCGCTCGTTGACGCAGCGCGATCCCGGCCTCGGTGAGCCGGATGTCTGTGGCGCGTTCATCACCGACGCTACGCGTGCGGGTGATCAGGCCGAGCGCCTCAAGACGCTTCAGCATCGGCGACAGCGTCGCCGAGTCCAGTTGCAGGGTCGCGGCGATCTGCTTCACCGACAGCGGACCAACGCCGGCCGAGCTGATCTTGTGGTGGTCCCACAGCGCCAGCATGACCAGATATTGCGGGTGGGTGAGGCCCAGTGGCTCGAGCAGCGGCCGGTAGATCGACAGCACGGCCCGGTTGGTCACCGCCAACGCGAAGCACACCTGCCGCTCGAGGGCGAGGGGATCGACGTCGACGCTTGAGGGTGAGGCCACAACTAAAACGTACGCTAATAGTTAGGGCGCTAACAATGTACGTATCGTCACATCGCCTGGCAGGCGGATGCGATCAGTTCGCGCGCCGCGCGAGACGTTCGGTGTTGTCGATCAGGATGCTCTTGCCCTGCACGCGGATCCAGCCGCGCTGTGCGAAATCGGACAGCGCCTTGTTGACCGTCTCGCGGGACGAGCCGACCAGTTGGGCGATCTCCTCCTGGGTCAGCTCGTGGTCGACGCGCAGAGAGTTGCCCTCGCGCGTCCCGAAGCGTTGCGCGAGATGCAGCAGTTGTTTTGCGACGCGGCCTGGCACGTCGGTGAAGATGAGGTCGGACAGGTTGTCGTTGGTGCGCCGCAATCGCCGTGCCAGGACCCGCAGGAGTTGCTCGGCGATCTCGGGGCGGTCGGCGATCCAGTTCCGCAGCACCTTGCGGTGCATCATCACGGCCTGTACATCCGAGAGTGCGGTGACCGTCGAGGTCCGCGGACCGGGATCGAAGATCGCCAGCTCGCCGAACATGTCCGAGGGGCCCATCAGCGTGAGCAGGCTTTCGCGGCCGTCCACCGACTTGCGGCCGATCTTCACCTTCCCCGACGTGATGATGTACAGCGTCTCGCCGGGCTCACCCTCGGTGAAGACCACCTGGCCCCGACTGAACGACACCGGTTCCAACTGCTGGGCAAGTGCGGCCACCGCGCTGGGTTGCACCCCCTGGAAGATGCCAGCGCGCGCCAGCACTTCGTCCATACTTCGACCCCTGTATCCCGTCGGCGATCTTGTTACGGCGTTCACACTACAAGAGGTGTGTGTCACATAAGGCCGGCCAAATTTCGCCTACAGGAAACGCACTGCTCGCGCCGGTTCTCCTACTCCTGCCGGTCTCGTTAGGCTCGGGGCGAGTGATGGAGTGTGTCCCGTGTACCTACCCCCGAAGTTCGCGCTGAGCCCTGAGCGCGTCGACGCTGTCCTGGCCGAAGCGGGCTTTGCCCAGCTCGTCAGCCACACCACAGCGGGTCTGGTGGTGACGCCGCTGCCATTGCTCTACGACGCCGAGCGGCACGCGCTGCTGGGTCATGTCGCGAGGGCCAACGACCACTGGCGTGCGGCCGGGGCCGAAT
Coding sequences:
- a CDS encoding MarR family winged helix-turn-helix transcriptional regulator encodes the protein MASPSSVDVDPLALERQVCFALAVTNRAVLSIYRPLLEPLGLTHPQYLVMLALWDHHKISSAGVGPLSVKQIAATLQLDSATLSPMLKRLEALGLITRTRSVGDERATDIRLTEAGIALRQRALEIPPKVVERLGVDMAELEELHRVLTRVNTAALAANGVNH
- a CDS encoding cAMP-activated global transcriptional regulator CRP, which translates into the protein MDEVLARAGIFQGVQPSAVAALAQQLEPVSFSRGQVVFTEGEPGETLYIITSGKVKIGRKSVDGRESLLTLMGPSDMFGELAIFDPGPRTSTVTALSDVQAVMMHRKVLRNWIADRPEIAEQLLRVLARRLRRTNDNLSDLIFTDVPGRVAKQLLHLAQRFGTREGNSLRVDHELTQEEIAQLVGSSRETVNKALSDFAQRGWIRVQGKSILIDNTERLARRAN